From Salipiger profundus, a single genomic window includes:
- a CDS encoding ABC transporter permease: MLKQALGKIAQTLVVLIVVSVATFGLLKLAPGDPIQIMLGSEYSQEAYESLTAELGLDRPFLVQYADWAVSFVQGDWGTSYVARNDIFTYAVKEALPVTLTLASFSLAFAILIGVPLGVLSAVKKDTAFDAGAAVLALTGTAFPSFLLGILLIWFFAVKLGLFPVMGYVSPWQDFWTGIYHMILPGLTLSTYFIAMITRLTRATLIEVMEQPYIAAARARGEPAWRVIWVHGVRNIAMPLVTILGLQLGVLLQGTVLTETVFNLPGIGQMLTAAVLGREYMVVQAGVMMTATLFIGVNLLVDLSYPFLDPRLRTKK; this comes from the coding sequence ATGCTCAAACAGGCACTGGGAAAGATCGCGCAGACGCTGGTCGTCCTGATCGTCGTCTCGGTGGCCACCTTCGGACTTCTGAAGCTGGCGCCGGGCGACCCGATCCAGATCATGCTGGGCTCGGAATACTCGCAGGAGGCCTACGAGTCGCTCACCGCCGAGCTCGGGCTCGACCGACCCTTCCTCGTCCAGTACGCGGACTGGGCGGTCAGCTTCGTGCAGGGCGACTGGGGCACCTCCTACGTCGCGCGCAACGACATCTTTACCTATGCCGTCAAGGAGGCGCTGCCCGTCACGCTGACGCTCGCCTCCTTCTCCCTGGCCTTCGCGATCCTCATCGGCGTGCCGCTCGGCGTGCTGTCGGCGGTCAAGAAGGACACCGCGTTCGACGCGGGTGCGGCGGTGCTGGCCCTGACCGGCACCGCCTTCCCGTCGTTCCTGCTCGGCATCCTGCTGATCTGGTTCTTCGCGGTGAAGCTGGGGCTGTTTCCGGTCATGGGATATGTCTCGCCATGGCAGGATTTCTGGACCGGCATATACCACATGATCCTGCCCGGACTGACGCTTTCGACCTACTTCATCGCGATGATCACCCGCCTGACCCGGGCGACGCTGATCGAGGTGATGGAGCAGCCCTACATTGCCGCCGCCCGCGCCCGCGGCGAGCCCGCCTGGCGCGTCATCTGGGTGCACGGCGTGCGCAACATCGCCATGCCGCTGGTCACCATCCTCGGGCTGCAGCTCGGCGTGCTGCTGCAGGGCACCGTGCTGACCGAAACGGTCTTCAACCTGCCCGGCATCGGCCAGATGCTCACCGCCGCCGTGCTCGGCCGGGAATACATGGTCGTGCAGGCAGGCGTGATGATGACCGCCACCCTCTTCATCGGAGTGAACCTTCTCGTGGATCTCTCCTATCCCTTCCTCGATCCGCGGCTGAGGACCAAGAAATGA